A DNA window from Salvelinus sp. IW2-2015 linkage group LG4q.1:29, ASM291031v2, whole genome shotgun sequence contains the following coding sequences:
- the aldh7a1 gene encoding alpha-aminoadipic semialdehyde dehydrogenase, with translation MQRCFTLTIVRHWALRKKLLTISYQQSAAMSTLLINQPKYAWLKELGLSEENDGVYNGNWGGKGEVITSYCPANNEPIARVRQATMAEYEETVQKSRDAWKVWADIPAPKRGEIVRQIGDALRKKIKVLGSLVSLEMGKIYVEGVGEVQEYVDVCDYAVGLSRMIGGPVLPSERPGHALIEMWNPVGLVGIITAFNFPVAVYGWNNAIALICGNVCLWKGAPTTPLTSVAVTKIVAEVLEQNNLPGAICSMTCGGADIGTAMSKDERVDLVSFTGSTHVGKMVAMLVQERFGRNLLELGGNNAIIVFEDADLNLVVPSAVFASVGTAGQRCTTTRRLMLHGSIHDVVVERVAKAYKQVRIGDPWDPSTMYGPLHTKQAVDQYLAAIEQAKQQGGTVVCGGKVMDRPGNYVEPTIITGLAHDAPIVHTETFVPILYVLKFQTEEEAFAWNNEVKQGLSSSIFTKDMGRVFRWLGPKGSDCGIVNVNIPTSGAEIGGAFGGEKHTGGGRESGSDSWKQYMRRSTCTINYSKDLPLAQGIKFE, from the exons ATGCAGCGCTGCTTTACATTAACCATTGTACGGCACTGGGCCCTTCGAAAGAAACTTCTCACTATCAGCTACCAACAATCAGCAGCCATGTCTACACTTCTGATAAACCAGCCCAAATATGCCTGGTTGAAAGAATTAGGCCTGAGTGAGGAGAATGACGGTGTTTACAACGGGAACTGGGGAGGCAAAGGAGAG GTCATCACGTCGTATTGCCCTGCCAACAATGAGCCCATCGCCAGAGTACGCCAG GCAACCATGGCAGAATATGAAGAAACTGTGCAGAAATCGAGGGATGCCTGGAAGGTGTGGGCAGAT ATTCCGGCCCCTAAAAGAGGAGAGATTGTGCGTCAGATTGGTGACGCACTGAGGAAAAAGATCAAAGTCCTGGGCAGTTTG GTGTCCCTGGAAATGGGAAAGATCTATGTTGAGGGAGTCGGCGAGGTGCAGGAATACGTTGACGTCTGTGACTACGCTGTTGGCTTGTCTCGCATGATCGGAGGTCCCGTTCTCCCCTCTGAAA GACCGGGCCACGCGCTGATCGAGATGTGGAACCCTGTGGGTCTGGTGGGCATCATCACAGCCTTCAACTTCCCTGTGGCTGTCTACGGCTGGAACAACGCCATCGCCCTCATCTGTGGCAACGTCTGCCTCTG GAAAGGAGCTCCCACCACCCCTCTAACAAGTGTAGCTGTAACCAA AATCGTGGCTGAGGTGTTGGAGCAAAACAACCTGCCAGGTGCCATCTGCTCCATGACATGCGGTGGCGCTGACATCGG CACAGCAATGTCGAAGGACGAGCGCGTCGACCTGGTCTCATTCACTGGCAGCACCCACGTGGGCAAGATGGTGGCCATGTTGGTGCAGGAGAGGTTTG GTCGTAATTTGCTGGAGCTTGGCGGGAACAACGCCATCATAG TGTTTGAGGATGCTGATCTGAACCTTGTGGTGCCTTCTGCCGTCTTTGCTTCTGTGGGAACTGCTGGACAGCGCTGCACCACCACCAGGAGGCTG ATGCTGCACGGAAGCATCCATGACGTAGTGGTGGAGAGGGTAGCCAAAGCCTACAAACAAGTCCGCATTGGAGACCCCTGGGACC CGAGCACTATGTATGGCCCGCTCCACACCAAGCAGGCTGTGGACCAGTACCTGGCAGCCATCGAACAGGCTAAGCAACAGGGTGGCACTGTAGTGTGTGGAGGAAAG GTGATGGATCGTCCTGGAAACTACGTGGAGCCCACCATCATCACAGGGCTGGCTCACGATGCGCCCATCGTTCACACAGAGACCTTCGTCCCCATCCTTTACGTCCTCAAGTTCCAG ACTGAGGAGGAGGCGTTTGCCTGGAACAATGAGGTCAAGCAGGGCCTCTCCAGCAGCATCTTCACCAAGGACATGGGCCGAGTCTTTCGCTGGCTGGG ACCTAAAGGATCGGACTGCGGCATCGTGAACGTCAACATTCCTACCAGTGGAGCTGAGATTGGAGGAGCCTTCG GTGGGGAGAAACACACAGGAGGTGGACGGGAGTCAGGCAGC